In one window of Campylobacter hepaticus DNA:
- a CDS encoding phosphatidylglycerophosphatase A codes for MQKLFLTFFYSGCTKKASGTFGTIAALIPAFFILKYLGISTLFLLSILIFIISIRIIDDYEKQTGIHDDKHIVIDEVAGVFLACAIAASAENSIINFIMAFILFRFFDITKPSLIGKIDKKVKGGLGVMLDDMLAGLFAGLLSSIIYGFLIRFNLLIWDIKLEDLF; via the coding sequence ATGCAAAAATTATTTTTAACCTTTTTTTATTCAGGTTGCACAAAAAAAGCAAGTGGGACTTTTGGAACTATTGCGGCTTTAATTCCAGCTTTTTTCATACTCAAATACTTAGGAATTAGTACTTTATTTTTACTTAGTATTTTAATTTTTATTATAAGTATTCGCATCATAGATGATTATGAAAAACAAACAGGTATTCATGATGATAAGCATATTGTTATTGATGAAGTTGCAGGGGTTTTTCTAGCTTGTGCCATTGCCGCAAGTGCTGAAAACTCAATCATTAATTTTATCATGGCTTTTATTTTATTTAGATTTTTTGATATTACAAAACCTTCTTTAATTGGAAAAATAGATAAAAAAGTCAAAGGTGGATTAGGAGTTATGCTTGATGATATGCTAGCAGGATTATTTGCTGGTTTATTAAGTAGCATAATTTATGGATTTTTAATACGATTTAATCTTTTAATATGGGATATTAAGCTAGAAGATTTATTTTGA
- a CDS encoding sulfate adenylyltransferase: MKSVKKNKSIKIDQNEFGIFSLIKEGLLGTCTHLMDEKEVKEIVKTGKFKGESFPYPLSFTPKNEDTLHNIKSGTQIDLILKEEIVGHIEFKTKFKNNKNFSDIFSPNTCSLEDMGATYISGEIEIYHSPIQEIKANFQEVKNNLNAQKITAIVSSFDPLHRAHERMFRWTIDKADLVVLFLIESYENNGLDFTLKETYLRNFIQNYLPPDRIFIFPLKDINIFHAHLNPGLESIIAKSLGCTKLVVMQNHTGLGMFYDHNQPKTILDDFSKDYGIEVIVLPEFVFCDQCRMIVSTRSCPHGSHHHLHYNSQSLKDLLRAGIIPPAIFMRKEVSSIILASLFPNRLKNMQKMYNELFSTNGILEYKNDEEFYQKLLEIHQMSYMV, from the coding sequence ATGAAATCAGTAAAAAAAAATAAAAGCATTAAGATAGATCAAAATGAATTTGGGATTTTTTCTTTAATCAAAGAAGGTTTACTTGGCACTTGTACTCATTTAATGGATGAAAAAGAAGTAAAAGAAATAGTAAAAACTGGTAAATTTAAAGGAGAAAGCTTCCCTTATCCTTTAAGTTTTACTCCAAAAAATGAAGACACTTTACACAATATTAAAAGTGGTACTCAAATTGATCTTATATTAAAAGAAGAAATAGTTGGACATATAGAATTTAAAACTAAATTTAAAAATAATAAAAATTTTTCTGATATTTTTAGCCCTAACACTTGCTCATTAGAAGATATGGGCGCAACTTATATAAGTGGAGAAATAGAAATTTATCATTCTCCAATCCAAGAAATAAAAGCAAATTTTCAAGAAGTTAAAAACAATCTTAATGCTCAAAAAATTACTGCTATAGTTTCAAGTTTTGATCCTTTACATAGAGCTCATGAAAGAATGTTTCGTTGGACTATAGATAAAGCAGATTTAGTTGTCCTTTTTCTAATAGAATCTTATGAAAACAATGGTTTAGATTTTACACTTAAAGAAACTTATTTAAGAAATTTTATACAAAATTATTTACCGCCAGATAGAATTTTTATTTTTCCTTTAAAAGATATTAATATTTTTCATGCTCATTTAAACCCTGGCTTAGAAAGCATTATTGCAAAAAGTTTAGGTTGTACCAAACTCGTTGTAATGCAAAATCATACAGGACTTGGAATGTTTTATGATCATAACCAACCCAAAACCATACTTGATGATTTTTCTAAAGATTATGGTATAGAAGTCATTGTTTTACCCGAATTTGTATTTTGTGATCAATGCCGTATGATTGTTAGTACAAGATCTTGTCCACATGGTTCCCACCATCATTTACATTATAATTCTCAATCTTTAAAAGATTTATTAAGAGCAGGTATTATTCCTCCAGCAATTTTTATGCGTAAAGAAGTATCAAGTATCATTTTAGCTTCTCTTTTTCCAAATAGATTAAAAAATATGCAAAAAATGTATAATGAACTTTTTTCAACTAATGGAATTTTAGAGTATAAAAATGATGAAGAATTTTATCAAAAACTTTTAGAAATTCATCAAATGTCTTATATGGTGTAA
- a CDS encoding response regulator, translated as MKVLIIENEIYLAQSISIKLSDVGYHCEIISSFDEYNHEKYYDIILLSTNTNNFLKAVTEFKHSIIILLISYISTDTVSNPLKLGASDYIQKPFMIEELIRKIKHYQDFRKLSILNEAYRNYIKSRLETVKIAEYNYKKLKLPLILKSNKQSSADAFVFNYINEYNITLSFIDLTITNAVEKAIKLPTENNLLFLSNFQALKAVEREKLLDFIQNKNVILHTNSNTDDLNFHCINLNDNEKNIDSNEILTIDEYVKYIIINYQNIFPDTDLSKKLGISRKSLWEKRKKYEISKKK; from the coding sequence ATGAAAGTTTTAATTATAGAAAATGAAATTTATTTAGCACAAAGCATTAGTATTAAATTAAGTGACGTAGGATATCATTGTGAAATTATTAGCTCATTTGATGAATATAATCATGAAAAATATTATGATATTATACTACTTTCTACTAATACTAATAATTTTTTAAAGGCTGTGACAGAATTTAAACATAGTATTATTATTTTACTTATTTCTTATATCAGCACAGATACTGTTTCAAATCCTTTAAAATTAGGTGCTAGTGATTATATTCAAAAGCCTTTTATGATAGAAGAATTAATCAGAAAAATTAAACACTATCAAGATTTTAGAAAACTTTCAATCCTTAATGAAGCTTATCGTAATTATATTAAATCTCGACTAGAAACAGTTAAAATTGCTGAATATAATTATAAAAAATTAAAACTTCCTTTAATTTTAAAATCTAATAAACAAAGCAGTGCAGATGCTTTTGTGTTTAATTATATTAATGAATACAATATTACTCTTTCTTTTATAGATTTAACCATTACCAATGCAGTAGAAAAAGCTATAAAACTTCCTACAGAAAACAATCTTTTATTTTTAAGTAATTTTCAAGCTTTAAAAGCGGTAGAAAGGGAAAAACTTTTAGATTTTATACAAAATAAAAATGTTATTTTACATACTAATTCAAATACAGATGATTTAAATTTTCATTGCATCAATTTAAATGATAATGAAAAAAATATAGACAGTAATGAAATTTTAACTATAGATGAATATGTAAAATATATTATTATAAACTATCAAAATATCTTTCCAGATACAGATCTTTCAAAAAAGTTAGGCATTTCACGTAAATCTTTATGGGAAAAAAGGAAAAAATATGAAATCAGTAAAAAAAAATAA
- a CDS encoding bifunctional 2-C-methyl-D-erythritol 4-phosphate cytidylyltransferase/2-C-methyl-D-erythritol 2,4-cyclodiphosphate synthase, with protein MNKISLIMLAAGNSTRFNTGVKKQFLRLGCDPLWLYATKNLSSFYNFDKIIIASNDITYMKKFAKNYEFVEGGNTRAQSLKKALELVESELVMVSDVARVLISKNLFKRLIENIDKADCITPALKITDTTLFDNQALQREKIKLIQTPQISKTKLLKKALNQNLDFTDDSTAIAAIGGKIWYIEGEESARKLTFKEDLKNFDLPKPSFEIFNGNGFDVHEFGENRPLLLGGIQVHASMGLKAHSDGDVLAHSLTDAILGAAGLKDIGELYPDTDMKFKNANSMQLLKQAYDKVKEVGFELVNIDICIIAQTPKLKDFKEAMQTNIANTLNIDEFRVNIKATTTEKLGFIGREEGIAVLSSANLKYFDWTKL; from the coding sequence GTGAATAAAATTAGTCTTATTATGCTAGCAGCTGGCAATTCTACTCGATTTAACACTGGTGTAAAAAAACAATTTTTACGACTTGGGTGTGATCCGCTTTGGCTTTATGCAACAAAAAATTTAAGCTCTTTTTATAATTTTGATAAAATTATTATCGCTTCAAATGATATTACTTATATGAAAAAATTTGCCAAAAATTATGAATTCGTAGAAGGGGGTAATACTCGTGCACAATCTTTAAAAAAAGCCTTAGAACTTGTTGAAAGTGAATTAGTAATGGTAAGCGATGTTGCAAGAGTATTAATCAGTAAAAACCTATTTAAACGCTTAATTGAAAACATAGACAAAGCAGATTGCATTACTCCTGCTTTAAAAATAACAGATACAACCCTTTTTGATAATCAAGCCCTACAAAGAGAAAAAATCAAACTTATTCAAACTCCTCAAATTTCTAAAACTAAATTGCTTAAAAAAGCCCTTAATCAAAATTTAGATTTTACAGATGATAGTACTGCAATAGCAGCTATAGGAGGAAAAATTTGGTACATAGAAGGGGAAGAAAGTGCGAGAAAACTCACCTTTAAAGAAGATTTAAAAAACTTTGATTTACCTAAACCTAGTTTTGAAATTTTTAATGGCAATGGTTTTGATGTCCATGAATTTGGAGAGAATCGACCCTTGCTTTTAGGCGGTATACAAGTACATGCTAGCATGGGTTTAAAAGCACACAGCGATGGAGATGTTTTAGCACACTCTTTAACTGATGCCATCTTAGGTGCAGCAGGACTTAAGGATATAGGCGAACTCTATCCTGATACGGATATGAAATTTAAAAATGCTAATTCTATGCAACTTTTAAAACAAGCTTACGATAAGGTAAAAGAAGTAGGCTTTGAGCTTGTTAATATAGACATTTGCATAATCGCACAAACACCTAAACTCAAAGATTTTAAAGAAGCTATGCAAACAAATATAGCAAATACTTTAAATATTGATGAATTTAGAGTTAATATTAAAGCTACCACAACAGAAAAATTAGGTTTTATTGGTAGAGAGGAAGGAATAGCTGTACTTAGCAGCGCAAATTTAAAATATTTTGATTGGACAAAATTATGA
- a CDS encoding Mrp/NBP35 family ATP-binding protein has product MKEEILKKLQEVKYPGFEKDIVSFNFVKDIKIENDNVSIDIQIVSANPEVANEIRQNAQKALSSLNLKNIQLNIIAPKIPEEKSNSRSGKNIVPQVKNFIMVSSGKGGVGKSTTTVNLAISMAKMGKRVGVLDADIYGPNIPRMLGETKTQPEVIGQRLKPILTHGIYMMSMGVLIEEGQGLMWRGAMIMKAIEQLLADVIWPELDVLFLDMPPGTGDAQITSAQSIPITAGVCVSTPQIVSLDDNKRALDMFNKLHIPIAGVIENMSGFLCPDNGKEYDIFGKGTALAMAEAYKSEVLAQIPIEMIIREGGDEGRPVSFYHPESISSKRYLMAAEKIWTFIERVNNEGGGDNSAIQPVMNGKSACSSH; this is encoded by the coding sequence ATGAAAGAAGAAATTTTAAAAAAATTACAAGAAGTAAAATATCCTGGTTTTGAAAAAGATATAGTGAGTTTTAATTTCGTAAAAGATATTAAAATTGAAAATGATAATGTAAGTATTGATATACAAATTGTTTCAGCAAATCCTGAAGTAGCAAATGAAATTCGTCAAAATGCTCAAAAAGCTTTATCAAGTTTAAATTTAAAGAATATACAATTAAATATTATTGCTCCAAAAATTCCTGAAGAAAAAAGTAATTCAAGAAGCGGTAAAAATATTGTTCCACAAGTTAAAAATTTTATTATGGTTTCAAGTGGAAAAGGAGGGGTAGGTAAATCTACAACTACGGTAAATTTAGCTATTTCTATGGCTAAAATGGGTAAAAGAGTAGGGGTTTTAGATGCTGATATTTATGGGCCAAATATTCCAAGGATGTTGGGTGAAACTAAAACTCAACCCGAAGTTATAGGTCAAAGATTAAAACCTATTTTAACTCATGGCATTTATATGATGAGTATGGGGGTTTTAATTGAAGAAGGACAAGGGCTTATGTGGCGTGGAGCTATGATTATGAAAGCTATTGAACAATTACTGGCTGATGTGATTTGGCCTGAACTTGATGTATTGTTTTTAGATATGCCTCCAGGAACAGGTGATGCGCAAATCACTTCTGCTCAAAGTATTCCAATTACTGCTGGTGTGTGTGTAAGTACCCCTCAAATTGTATCTTTAGATGATAATAAAAGAGCTTTAGATATGTTTAATAAGCTTCATATTCCTATTGCTGGTGTTATTGAAAATATGAGTGGGTTTTTATGTCCTGATAATGGTAAAGAATATGATATTTTTGGTAAAGGTACAGCTTTGGCTATGGCTGAGGCTTACAAAAGCGAGGTTTTAGCACAAATTCCTATTGAAATGATAATAAGGGAAGGAGGAGATGAAGGTAGACCTGTAAGTTTTTATCATCCTGAAAGTATCAGCTCTAAACGGTATTTAATGGCAGCTGAAAAAATTTGGACTTTTATAGAAAGGGTTAATAATGAAGGTGGCGGTGATAATTCTGCTATTCAACCTGTGATGAATGGAAAAAGTGCTTGTTCTTCACATTAA
- a CDS encoding tetrahydrodipicolinate N-succinyltransferase N-terminal domain-containing protein has translation MISTKEDFLLLVKQIEQKSGYKKPKAFGIARLDRGQLNKNKILQASFALINYEQNFGSAAIMLEAFMLRGIKIDFNASEFVQVLKLEDIDFALSCFKPFLEEEGHQNIDLLKIVKDKFKDDEFAFVCLFEDKEPLSVESVYLKLYLLSTKKVPLRSLNLNGAFGLLSNVAWSDNKPFELEYLRENEMRLKMSNQYPKIDFVDKFPQFLAHIIPEDNTRILESSKVRMGACLAAGTTVMPGASYVNFNAGTTGACMVEGRISSSAIVGEGSDIGGGASILGVLSGTSGNAISVGKACLLGANSVTGIPLGDNCIVDAGIAVLEGTKFLLKDREDLVKLNPCFDFSKDIYKGIELKGLNGLHFRQDSISGAMIVSLNKKAVKLNEALH, from the coding sequence ATGATTAGTACTAAAGAGGATTTTTTACTTTTAGTTAAACAAATCGAGCAAAAAAGTGGATATAAAAAGCCCAAGGCTTTTGGTATAGCAAGGCTTGATAGAGGTCAGCTTAATAAGAATAAAATCTTGCAAGCTAGTTTTGCTTTAATAAATTATGAGCAAAACTTTGGATCAGCAGCTATTATGCTTGAAGCTTTTATGTTAAGAGGGATAAAGATTGATTTTAATGCAAGTGAATTTGTTCAGGTTTTAAAATTAGAGGATATTGATTTTGCGCTTTCATGTTTTAAACCTTTTTTAGAAGAAGAAGGGCATCAAAATATAGATCTTTTAAAAATTGTTAAAGATAAATTTAAAGATGATGAGTTTGCTTTTGTGTGTCTTTTTGAAGATAAAGAACCTTTAAGTGTTGAGAGTGTTTATTTAAAGCTTTATTTACTTTCCACTAAAAAGGTTCCTTTAAGAAGTTTAAATCTCAATGGTGCTTTTGGACTTTTAAGTAATGTAGCATGGAGTGATAATAAACCCTTTGAATTAGAATATTTAAGAGAAAATGAAATGCGTTTAAAAATGAGTAATCAATATCCAAAAATTGATTTTGTTGATAAATTTCCACAATTTTTAGCTCATATTATTCCTGAGGATAATACAAGAATTTTAGAAAGTTCTAAAGTAAGAATGGGTGCTTGTTTAGCTGCTGGTACAACTGTAATGCCAGGAGCATCTTATGTGAATTTTAATGCAGGTACAACAGGTGCTTGTATGGTTGAAGGACGCATTAGTTCAAGTGCTATTGTGGGTGAAGGTTCTGATATAGGTGGAGGGGCTTCAATTTTAGGCGTTTTAAGTGGAACAAGTGGAAATGCTATAAGTGTGGGTAAAGCTTGTCTTTTGGGGGCTAATTCAGTTACAGGCATTCCTTTGGGAGATAATTGTATAGTAGATGCAGGTATTGCAGTTTTAGAAGGTACTAAATTTTTACTTAAAGATCGTGAGGATCTTGTTAAACTTAATCCTTGTTTTGATTTTAGTAAAGACATTTATAAGGGTATTGAGCTTAAAGGATTAAATGGGCTTCATTTCCGCCAAGATTCTATTAGTGGTGCAATGATAGTAAGTTTAAATAAAAAGGCAGTTAAACTTAATGAGGCTTTACATTAG
- the hisIE gene encoding bifunctional phosphoribosyl-AMP cyclohydrolase/phosphoribosyl-ATP diphosphatase HisIE — protein sequence MQNFQSLNEKINWEKIKGLIPTIIQDAKTCEVLMLGFMDKKALEKSLENKKVVFFSRSKNRLWMKGEKSGNFLNIIDLSLDCDNDTLLILVNPIGPTCHLNNISCFEKLSKNADFVFLARLEKLINSRKNADENTSYTAKLLKSGTKRIAQKVGEEGVETALAATIKNKDELICEAADLIYHLSVLLADANLSFSDIIAKLKERHKE from the coding sequence ATGCAAAATTTCCAAAGCTTAAATGAAAAAATCAATTGGGAAAAAATAAAGGGACTTATCCCTACTATCATACAAGATGCAAAAACTTGCGAAGTTTTAATGTTAGGTTTTATGGATAAAAAAGCTTTAGAAAAAAGTTTAGAAAATAAAAAAGTTGTATTTTTTTCACGTAGTAAAAATCGCCTTTGGATGAAAGGTGAAAAAAGTGGGAATTTTTTAAATATCATTGATTTAAGTCTTGATTGTGATAATGATACACTTTTAATTTTAGTCAATCCCATAGGTCCTACTTGCCATTTAAACAATATTTCTTGCTTTGAAAAACTATCTAAAAATGCAGACTTTGTCTTTTTAGCTAGACTGGAAAAACTTATAAATTCACGTAAAAATGCTGATGAAAACACTTCTTACACTGCAAAACTTTTGAAAAGTGGTACTAAACGTATCGCACAAAAAGTAGGTGAAGAAGGTGTTGAAACTGCCTTAGCAGCAACTATTAAAAACAAAGATGAACTTATTTGTGAAGCGGCTGATTTAATATATCATTTAAGTGTTTTACTTGCTGATGCGAATTTAAGTTTTTCAGATATTATTGCTAAACTTAAAGAAAGACACAAAGAATAA
- the hisF gene encoding imidazole glycerol phosphate synthase subunit HisF has translation MLTKRIIACLDVKDGRVVKGTQFKNHKDMGDIIELAKYYSQNGIDELVFYDISASAKKERISREWVSKVAKNINIPFCVAGGIKSEEDAAELLAHGADKISINSPALNDPYLITRLAKSFGVQCVVVGIDSFKDKNGNLKVFQYTGDENTSKHSGKYTLEWIKEVQDLGAGEIVLNMMNQDGLKNGYDLEQLKIGKKECKVPLIASGGAGKMEHFLEAFKIGIDGALAASVFHQKTINIKELKNYLKTQGLNVRI, from the coding sequence ATGCTTACAAAACGCATAATTGCATGTTTAGATGTAAAAGATGGTAGAGTGGTAAAAGGAACACAATTTAAAAATCATAAAGATATGGGAGATATTATAGAACTTGCAAAATATTATTCTCAAAATGGCATTGATGAACTTGTATTTTATGATATTAGTGCTAGTGCTAAAAAAGAACGTATTTCAAGAGAATGGGTAAGCAAAGTAGCTAAAAATATTAATATCCCTTTTTGTGTAGCAGGAGGGATTAAAAGCGAAGAAGATGCAGCAGAACTTTTAGCCCATGGAGCAGATAAAATTTCTATTAATTCTCCTGCTTTAAATGATCCATATCTTATCACACGTTTAGCAAAAAGTTTTGGTGTACAATGTGTTGTAGTAGGGATTGATAGCTTTAAAGATAAAAATGGAAATTTAAAAGTTTTTCAATACACAGGTGATGAAAACACTAGCAAACATAGTGGAAAATATACACTTGAATGGATTAAAGAAGTACAAGATTTGGGTGCTGGAGAAATAGTACTAAACATGATGAATCAAGATGGTCTTAAAAATGGCTATGATTTAGAACAATTAAAAATAGGAAAAAAAGAATGCAAAGTACCCTTAATTGCAAGTGGTGGAGCAGGCAAAATGGAACACTTTTTAGAAGCTTTTAAGATTGGAATTGATGGAGCTTTAGCAGCCTCTGTTTTTCATCAAAAAACCATTAATATTAAAGAATTAAAAAATTACTTAAAAACTCAAGGTTTAAATGTAAGGATATAA
- the hisA gene encoding 1-(5-phosphoribosyl)-5-[(5-phosphoribosylamino)methylideneamino]imidazole-4-carboxamide isomerase produces MIIPALDLIDGEVVRLVKGDYKQKKVYKYHALEKFREYENAGATWLHLVDLNGAKNPNKRQLSLIKKLAAQVNVNLQVGGGIRTKEEIKALLDCGVKRVVIGSLAITNPKLCIDMLEHFGNEVIVLALDTILKEDYMIAINAWQDTSDKKLLEVLKFYNTKGLKHILCTDISKDGTMQGSNTTLYKLIHKNFPNIHTQASGGVASLEDLKKLKGVCSGIIVGKALLDGIFSVEEGIKCLQNA; encoded by the coding sequence ATGATAATCCCTGCACTTGACTTGATTGATGGAGAAGTAGTGCGTCTTGTCAAAGGTGATTATAAACAAAAAAAAGTATATAAATATCATGCTTTAGAAAAATTTAGAGAATACGAAAATGCAGGAGCAACCTGGCTTCATTTAGTAGATTTAAACGGGGCAAAAAATCCAAACAAAAGACAACTTAGCTTAATAAAAAAATTAGCCGCTCAAGTTAATGTCAATTTACAAGTAGGTGGTGGAATTCGCACCAAAGAAGAAATAAAAGCCTTACTTGATTGTGGAGTAAAACGTGTAGTAATTGGCTCTTTAGCGATTACAAATCCTAAACTTTGTATTGACATGTTAGAACACTTTGGAAATGAAGTTATTGTTTTAGCACTTGATACAATTTTAAAAGAAGATTATATGATAGCTATTAATGCTTGGCAAGATACTAGTGATAAAAAACTTTTAGAAGTTTTAAAATTTTATAATACCAAAGGTTTAAAACACATACTTTGTACTGATATTTCAAAAGATGGTACCATGCAAGGAAGCAATACTACACTTTATAAACTCATACACAAAAACTTTCCTAACATTCATACTCAAGCAAGTGGAGGTGTAGCAAGCTTAGAAGACCTTAAAAAACTAAAAGGTGTTTGTAGCGGGATTATTGTAGGCAAAGCTTTACTTGATGGAATTTTTAGCGTAGAAGAAGGGATAAAATGCTTACAAAACGCATAA
- the hisH gene encoding imidazole glycerol phosphate synthase subunit HisH: protein MKLIIIDTACANLASLKFCLDRLGFNAKISKDLKDLENADKLFLPGVGTALKAMSNLENFNLIHFIKNTKKPLLGICLGMQILGDFSEELDQKTLGIIPFKTQKFKLAKEYSLPHMGWNKITSSHPLFKGLNGAYFYFVHSYHVALNNHTIATSEYGVQFSASLAKNNFYGVQFHPERSAETGEILISNFIKDIA, encoded by the coding sequence ATGAAACTAATTATTATCGATACAGCTTGTGCCAATTTAGCATCTTTGAAATTTTGTCTTGATAGACTAGGCTTTAATGCTAAAATCAGCAAAGATTTAAAAGATTTAGAAAATGCAGACAAACTTTTTTTACCAGGTGTTGGAACAGCATTAAAAGCAATGAGTAATCTAGAAAATTTTAATCTAATACATTTCATTAAAAACACCAAAAAACCTTTACTTGGCATTTGTTTAGGAATGCAAATTTTAGGAGATTTTTCAGAAGAACTCGATCAAAAAACTCTAGGCATCATCCCTTTTAAAACTCAAAAATTTAAACTTGCAAAAGAATATTCTTTACCTCATATGGGATGGAATAAAATCACAAGCTCTCACCCACTCTTTAAAGGATTAAATGGAGCTTATTTTTATTTTGTACATAGTTATCATGTAGCATTAAACAACCACACTATAGCTACAAGCGAATACGGGGTGCAATTTAGCGCAAGTTTAGCAAAAAATAATTTTTATGGGGTGCAATTTCATCCTGAAAGAAGTGCTGAAACAGGAGAAATTTTAATATCAAATTTCATTAAGGATATAGCATGA
- a CDS encoding DpnII family type II restriction endonuclease, whose product MKNKLTFNGFIDKPQPTNTYLGFYIDWEKCLKNKDKIEMALNYLNLLLKAKKKQLQRKIKTLFKEYPKVFNILPLLITIKNAANNKLFNSQGQICVMSSCLKTPYKIYKFIHQSKLSKIFYNEKIKNLNDFAFGIEMELNTNARKNYRGDNFEKENQFINN is encoded by the coding sequence ATGAAAAACAAGCTTACTTTTAACGGTTTTATAGACAAACCACAGCCTACAAATACATATTTAGGATTTTATATAGATTGGGAAAAATGTTTAAAAAATAAAGATAAAATTGAAATGGCTTTAAATTATTTAAATCTGTTATTAAAAGCTAAAAAAAAACAATTACAAAGAAAAATTAAAACACTTTTTAAAGAATATCCAAAAGTTTTCAATATTTTACCTTTGTTAATTACAATTAAAAATGCTGCTAATAATAAACTATTTAACAGCCAAGGTCAAATATGTGTTATGAGTTCTTGCTTAAAAACACCATATAAAATTTATAAATTTATTCATCAAAGCAAATTATCTAAAATATTTTACAATGAAAAAATTAAAAATTTAAACGATTTTGCATTTGGAATAGAAATGGAACTTAATACCAATGCAAGAAAAAATTATAGGGGTGATAATTTTGAGAAAGAAAATCAATTTATCAATAACTAA
- the hisB gene encoding bifunctional histidinol-phosphatase/imidazoleglycerol-phosphate dehydratase HisB, whose protein sequence is MSQKILFIDRDGTLIKEPKNDFQVDSLEKLYFEKDAIPVLLKLKNFGFKFVMVSNQDGLGTHSFPQKTFQNPHEKMLDILQSCGIEFQDIFICPHFEHENCTCRKPKTGLLEEYIKHQLYDKEQSFVIGDRDSDINLASNLGIRGLKYGILTWKDIENEILSSFRSANYERTTKETKIRVKVCLNGGKIDIHTGIDFFDHMLEQIAIHANIGLEIFCKGDLEIDEHHSVEDVALALGTCIKKALGDKIGIARYGFCLPMDECLASCAIDFCNRPHLIYKAKFKKSHLGALSTEMIEHFFYSLSYTMGVSLHLKVKGKNEHHKAEGLFKAFAKALKMAIKIESEKLASSKGII, encoded by the coding sequence ATGAGTCAAAAAATTCTTTTTATTGATAGAGATGGAACCTTAATAAAAGAACCAAAAAATGACTTTCAAGTTGATTCTCTTGAAAAATTATATTTTGAAAAAGATGCTATTCCTGTGCTTTTAAAGCTTAAAAATTTTGGTTTTAAATTTGTTATGGTAAGCAATCAAGATGGTTTAGGAACCCATAGCTTCCCACAAAAAACATTTCAAAACCCTCATGAAAAAATGCTAGATATTTTACAAAGTTGTGGGATAGAATTTCAAGATATTTTTATTTGTCCGCATTTTGAACATGAAAATTGTACATGTAGAAAACCAAAAACGGGTTTATTAGAAGAATATATCAAACACCAGCTTTATGATAAAGAACAAAGTTTTGTTATAGGTGATAGAGATAGTGACATAAACTTAGCTTCAAATTTAGGTATACGTGGTTTAAAATATGGTATTTTAACCTGGAAAGATATAGAAAATGAAATTTTAAGCTCTTTTAGAAGTGCAAATTATGAAAGAACCACCAAAGAAACAAAAATCAGAGTAAAAGTGTGTTTAAACGGTGGAAAAATAGATATTCATACAGGTATTGATTTTTTTGATCATATGTTAGAACAAATTGCCATACATGCTAATATAGGACTTGAAATTTTTTGTAAAGGTGATTTAGAAATTGATGAACACCATAGTGTTGAAGATGTAGCCTTAGCACTTGGTACTTGCATTAAAAAAGCTTTAGGAGATAAAATAGGTATTGCAAGATATGGTTTTTGTTTACCTATGGATGAATGTTTAGCAAGTTGTGCGATTGATTTTTGTAATCGTCCTCATTTAATTTATAAAGCAAAATTTAAAAAATCCCACCTAGGAGCCTTAAGCACAGAAATGATAGAACATTTTTTTTATTCTCTAAGCTATACTATGGGAGTAAGTTTACATTTAAAAGTAAAAGGTAAAAATGAACATCATAAAGCCGAAGGACTTTTTAAAGCTTTTGCAAAAGCTTTAAAAATGGCAATTAAAATTGAAAGTGAAAAATTAGCCAGCTCTAAAGGGATAATATGA